In the genome of Brachypodium distachyon strain Bd21 chromosome 3, Brachypodium_distachyon_v3.0, whole genome shotgun sequence, the window ACCAAAGCATCAGTGGAGTTAATGAGCAAAGTTGGTGACGATACTAATTAGCATTGACATGAAacgaaatgaaatgaaatgatatTATTGTCATGTAGTACTACTGCTAGCACCAATAAGTAACTACCACCATATCTCTTGGATCTAATTGATGCGTAGTCCTaaaaacacatgcatggcGCGCCACTAATAATGGCCATAAAATCACCAACTTATAGCCATGCAATGCATCCACACTAATGTTAGCTTGCCCCCACCTTTGCATGTGATGTGcacccacacacacacgcacaagCAATATATACACATCTCCACCTACACTCCctacacttgtagcccatacACATTACACATTGCATACTAGTACTACTCCTAGCTTCTGCAAGCTTGAAGGGGAAGGAGCGAGGAAGAGTGGAAGAGAAGCAGAGCAGagggaagaagaaatggcGCAGCTGCCTCCGAGGGCGCCGAGCGCGGCGGGGCAGCAGGACTGGTCGGCTGCGGGCGAGTTCCTCGGGTTCGCGGCGTCCAGGCGGGGTGCGCACCGGCGCTCGGCCAGCGACTCGGCGGCGTTCCTGGAGGCCGTGCCCATGGACGACGACGTcattggcggcggcgagttcGACAGGCTCGACGACGAGCAGCTCATGTCCATGTTCTCCGACGTCGACGCGCCGGCCGTGTCGTCcgacggcgggggcggcggcttcATGGACATGGGGGACGGGGAGGAAGGGtccgccggcgcgcgcgcaatggccgccgccgaaggAGGATACGGTGACCCCAAGAGGGTTAAAAGGTCAGCTTCGTTTTTTAGCACAGTTCATAATTACCGTGGTGAAACAGTAAAAgcacacaatttttttactttcaACATACATTTGTTTACTGTATCGCTGGAGCCCACAATTATCTACTCCTaaattctcttttttttgccggTAGTCTACTGCATTCTCAGTGAACCGGTAATTTGGGTGTTCACTGTTCACCGCTcgcaagaaagaagaaaaaaaatgtaattttggCGTTAACTACGAGTAGCTGTTCAAATTAACGACCATACATACAGTTAGCAGACTCGAGTAATAGCTAAAGTGGATTTTAGCTAGGAAAATTTACCACAACAAATTTGTAAATTTCATTTCTGAATTCTTACTGAGCACAATTCCTGCAGTGACCAGACTAGACTGAATGTGTGGTACAACAACATTGCACACCTGATCCttcagaaataaaaataacataCATTTTAGGTTTGAATCTGTAATTTCAGAATTGAAAATTGAATAAAACATTGTTGAGAACTAGATGTAGTGCAGTAAGTATACTTCCTTCTCAATTTTATTTACGGAATTGCGCATTCTCGTTATACTGTATGCGAAAGTAGCCtgaaacatactccctccatttcatcaTAATAAGTGCCTCAGACTTATTATAAATTTGAGACGTACTATGGATCGGGAGGAGTACCAAAGACCATGAATCTGACTGGCAAATTGGTTGGTTGTTTTTGCTTCAGGATATTGGCAAACAGGCAGTCAGCGCAAAGGTCAAGAGTTAGGAAGTTACAGTACATCTCTGAGCTTGAACGCAGCGTCACCGGTCTCCAGGTGATCATTTCACCTCTCTTGCTCTCACACAGAAATATTACAGATAGACACCACAATGGCAAACTACAAAAGGAAATTAAAAGATAGTAGGAATTAGAGTATACACATTCAATGCTTTTTCACTAGATGTCTCCAACTTACATCAGATTTTTTCTGTACAATCCAGTCACTGATTTTTTTATTCGAAAAGGGGGGAAAagccccggcctctgcatcaatcgatgcacgcAGCCATACAATCCGGTCACTGATATTCTTGAACCAGATATTCACTGTCAAATAAGACATTTTTCAGAGATAACAAAAAGAGAAACTTAACATTTGAGGTCCCTTTGTTTGATCGGAAGCTTATTTACTGCAGATGGAGGTGTCAGCGCTGTCCCCTCGAGTAGCTTTCCTGGATCACCAGAGGTCACTGCTCACCGTCGGCAACAGCCATCTCAGGCAAAGAATTGCCGCCCTCGCACAAGACAAGATCTTCAAAGATGGTAATGAACCGTCCGCCTGAACCCAGTGTTATGGTCTGCAATTTCGTATTCGATTGCACATTTGCAGCCCCAACCAGTGCAGTAAACACTCACAAAGAAAGCATACATTCTATTCGCATGTTAAATATCTGCTGATGGAAACTATATACCTAGCAACAGAAacataaatttcacaaaacgaTTTTTCGATTTGCCTCTTAGTTAAGCCAGCCATGAGGCGTCTTGTTTAAGCTCACCCCAAAGATGCAATGCAGCTCACCAAGAGGCGCTCAAGGAGGAGATTGAGCGGCTAAGGCAGGTGTACCACCAGCAGCAGATCAAGGCCACAGGCGGCGCTGATATCGCTACGGCCGCCTCGATGCAGGCCAAGCAAGAGCTGCTGGCGTGCGAGGGAGCCGCAATGCGATAGCGAGAAATGGCACAACCAGCCTCTTTTTGtggtgatttttcttttcttttggtgaTTCATCGTGTGGAAAGACACGACTGTTAGTAGATCATTTGTGCAGTTTGACCAAGTTCGTTGTTTTCTTTGTATGTGATGTTGGCTCACCCTAGCGATAATTGTGCTGGGATGGGAAATTGTTGGTGGATGTATTGTTTGGACCGTTCTTATATTTGTTTTCGGTAAAGATATCTGCAAGATGGTTTCTCACATTTCTTCAGTCTTGGGATTCTTGCAAACTGTCATGGCATACTAGATTACTAGTAGTATACTGCTTGCCATGTTAAAACTTGGTTTTGCCAAGCTCAAACAAGGGTAATGTCCGGGGTGTCATCATGAACACCTCTAGCCAACATGTCTACCCACACGCACGTTGTTGAAAGAAGAACGATACCGAGGTTGCATCCATATGTCATTGTCATCATACAAATACTGCTCCCGAGTTGGCGACTTCGAGTTCACCGCAGACGACCAACACCGGAGTAGAGTGATCGATAAGCCAACTTACTCATTGGTCAACTACATAGACCTGACCACATAGTAAACGCTGCTCCCGAGTTGACGACTCTGACTCCACCGCAGACGACTAACACTGGAGTAGAGTGATCAGTAAGCCAACTTACTCATTGTTCAAATATATAGACCCAACCCACATAGcaatttttgaaaaatctcaaatgcCCGTGAGGTGGGATGGTAAGAGTGCAAAGTTTAGTTCCACTACCTTGCTATGACAGGGGAAGATTGCAAAGTGGCAGGAGATTGGGAGGAGGCATCTCCAATAGCTTGTAAGTTATACTGTGGATAAAAATATCCATGCCACCAAAACCAACAACACAGTATACAAGTAGTTCAATCGGTTGTATCTTAGTTGTCCAATGCCAAGTGAGAAAATATGCATACTTGCTCTCTCATTTTACTTAAAGTTTGTGCATGAGTTGTATGTTAATGTACTAGATAACTGTGGTTCTATTTTCGGATTCGAACAGTTTTGACTTCACATGGAACACTTTTTTTCTCAGATTTTTCCACATCGGATGTCACGATGGTGTCAGCCTCTCAGAAATGGTCCTTGAACTCCAAATCCGTATATATTTGGCCCGTCAATTATGCAatatgcatcatggaatcCAATATGGAAATGTCTAGGGGAAATCGCACCACCGCTTGAATCCGGGTGTGAGACCAAAAGTATCTTGTTTTGCTAATCAAGAGAATGAATTTATATGATTTCGAGTTCATGACCATTTCTCTATTTTATCGCTAACGGAGGACCAAATGTACAGATTTCAAATTAATCGAAAGACCACTTCTACGTACACTTCTCTTATTTATCTACTCCATACTCTGTATCTTACGTGGTTTGCACCTTTCCAAGCCAAGTTTCACACGCCCTCGATTCCCGTTCATTATGTCTTGTCTAAGACATCGGATCAGCTCCATGttttaaatactccctccttttcacaaagaatggcacgcacgcatttcaagattttactttgactaacaattagactaatgatttgatgGTTTTGTGCCACAAAAACTAtgtcattggattcgtatttcaaaaactgtcggagcacggtctcctgcaccggggatgccgagcaccccctttttggttcggcggAGGGCGAGGTCATCGCTCCGGCGACCGCCGACGTGGCGATAGACTCGAGGTGTAGACACCaaagttttacccaggttcgggccacccggaggtgtaataccctacgtcctgctttgagttgtattcacaaatttgagtgcgtacagatcacccggggagttcccgggttggctacttaggtgaatGCTGTGCTATGTTCTAATCACTCGGGTTGGAACCGAGCGGAACCCTTTTACCGGTGTCATCGGtgctccttttatagacaaggagataccacaggtgcctatgcatgcagcgtgacacgtttccAAGACGCGTGTCACGGCCGCACGAGACACACTTTGGTTGATCcgcgctggacgccatgcagcacCCTGTctactgtacacggtagaaagaaatggttcgtagggtagtcgccctagccttgctcagcaagattaggcctgccgataagactcctgtcggtgcattaaatgcactgtgcccgccgtcttgtccggtcttcactgttctgcgggtcccgcctgcatgcccgagcgcgggttgctagGGTGGAccctcccggctagcgcacctgctagttcccgggaggagttccttcggcttcccgggaccgggttcccgggagcgTCTTGTACTCGACCCATAGCTTTAACTTCACCAAAGGCCGACTCCTTGAGGCGGGCTTCCCGGACTCGTCGCTTCCCGGAAGGCCTTCCTGaaggggcttcgtcactgaggacccacgcgtcccgtatcagtgggaccccg includes:
- the LOC100828100 gene encoding basic leucine zipper 19, with the protein product MAQLPPRAPSAAGQQDWSAAGEFLGFAASRRGAHRRSASDSAAFLEAVPMDDDVIGGGEFDRLDDEQLMSMFSDVDAPAVSSDGGGGGFMDMGDGEEGSAGARAMAAAEGGYGDPKRVKRILANRQSAQRSRVRKLQYISELERSVTGLQMEVSALSPRVAFLDHQRSLLTVGNSHLRQRIAALAQDKIFKDAHQEALKEEIERLRQVYHQQQIKATGGADIATAASMQAKQELLACEGAAMR